The DNA segment GGCTCGCCAGTACCTTCGTTCGGTTGAACAACTTCTGTCTCCTCTCGTTCGACAACGCCCTGAGCGTTGCCATCTAGAACTACGTGCGTATGAGTCGCGTGGTCGGATCAGGCGTTGGCCTTCTCCAGCTTGTTGAGGTACGACGACCGGGTGCCCAGCGAGTTGCTGAGCCGGTCGAGGAAGATCGCGATGATGACCACCGCGAGTCCGGCCTCGATGCCGAGCGGGACGTCGAGGGACGCCAGGGACGCGGTCACGTCGCCGCCGAGGCCACCGGCGCCGGCCATGCCGGCCAGCACGACCATCGACAGCGCCAGCATGATCACCTGGTTGACGCCGGCCATGATGGTCGGCAACGCCAGCGGCAGCTGGATCTGCCGGAGGATGCGTCCGTGCGTCGCGCCGAACGCGTTGCCGGCCTCGACGACCTCCTTGTCGACGCCGCGGATGGCGAGCTCGGTGAGCCGCACGCCGGGTGGCATGGCGAAGATGAGCGTCGCGATGGCGCCCGGCGCCACACCGACCGAGAAGATCGTGATCGCCGGGACGAGGTAGACCAGCGCCGGTAGCGTCTGCATGAGATCCAGCACCGGCTTGACGACGCGCGAGACGCTCGTCGAGCGGGCCGCCCAGATGCCGATCGGGATCGCCAGAGCCAAGGCGATGACGACCGCGACCAGCACCAGCGCGATGGTGCTCATCGCGTTGTCCCACTGGTCGAAGGCGCGGATCAGGTACAGACCGACCACGGTGAACAGCGCGAGCTTCCAGCCGCTGACCCACCAGGCCAAGGCGGCGAACGCCGCGATGACGACCAGGTAGACCGGCTTGCCGAGCACGAAGTACAGCGCGTCGTAGAAGCCGGTCAGCACCAGCTTCACGAAGTCGAACAGCCAGCCGAGGTGCTCGGTCATCCAGTCGAGGACGTCTTCGGCCCACGTGCCGACGGGGATTCGGGGGTTCAGGAAATCCATCAGGAGCCCTCCTTGGGTGCCGCGGCGGCCAGGCCGGCGGCGCTCGTCTCACGCTGGACGGGGATTGCCCCTGTGGTCAACGCGCCGGGCGCGCTCTCGAACGGCCTGCCGAGGTCGTCGACGGCGTGCATGTCGGCGTTGTCGGACATCTGGCCGAGCGATGCCAGGATCGCGATGCGGGGGATCACACCCAGCAGCCGACGCCGCTCGTCGACGACGGCCAGCGGAATGGGCGACGAGGACGCCGGCGCGAACAGCTCCGACAGCGGCGTGTCCGGCAGCACCGTGCGCAGCTGCTCGGTGCGCAGGTAGTCATCGAGCCGATCCGCCTTCGCTTTGACAGCGGTGATCGCGTCGTCGTCGCTCACGTAGCCGAGCAGGGTGCGGTCGCGAGACACCACCAGAGCGCCGGCAGACTGCGTCTTGCGCATCTGCTCCAGCGCACCGCGGGGCCCGAACGTGGAGGGCACGACGCTCACCGGCTTCTCCATCACGGAGCGCGCGGTAAGCACGCGAGTGCGATCGACGTCCTGCACGAACTGCGCGACGTAGTCGTTGGCGGGATCGGTCAGGATCTCTTCTGCAGTGCCGATCTGCACGATGCGTCCGTCGCGCATGACCGCGATGCGGTCGCCGACGTACATCGCCTCGTTGAGGTCGTGGGTGATGAACACGATGGTCTTGCCCAGGGTGCTCTGCAGCTCGATCAGCTGGTCCTGCATCTCGCGGCGGATCAGCGGGTCGAGGGCGGAGAACGCCTCGTCCATCAGCAGTACGTCGGTCTCGGCCGCGAGGGCGCGGGCCAGCCCGACGCGCTGCTGCATGCCTCCGGAGAGCTGGCTGGGCAGCTTCTCGCCCCAGCCGTCGAGCCCCACGACCGACAGCCAGTGCTCCGCGGTCGCCCTGCGCTCGGCCGCCGGCACGCCCTTCACCTCGAGCGCGTACGCCGCATTCTCGAGGACGGTGCGATGCGGCATCAGCGCGAAGTGCTGGAAGACCATCGACACCTTGTCCTGCCGGATCCTGCGCAGCTCGGAGTCGCTCGCCCTGGCCAGATCGACGCCGTCGATCTCCACCTTGCCGGCGGACGGCTTCCACAGCCCGTTCAGGGTGCGGATCAGCGTCGACTTGCCGGAGCCCGACAGGCCCATGACGACGAAGATCTCGCCCTCGTCGACATCGAAGCTGGCGTCGATGACGGCCGGCGTGCCGAGGCTCTTGACCTCGCTCGGGCTCGCGCCGTCCTGCAGCCGCCGAACGGTCTCGGTCTCTCGTCGCCCGAATATCTTGTAAACGTTCTTGGCGCTCAGTTTCGCCACTTCTCACCTCTCGCTCATGGGCACGTCCGACGCTCGTAACCCGGCCGAGGTGAGTCCGCCTCGCGGCAGACCACGACCACTGGGCTCGAGTCGTCAGGCAGCGGCGCCGGCACTCCGACGGAACCGGTCCTCGGTCGCGGGTGTGACGCGAGGACGCCGTCGAACAGGTGCTGCGGCGTACTGCATGTCGCCGCCCGGTCCCGGGCAGGCGACCTGTCGATGTAACCACCGATGGCCGCAAGTGCCGGATCGCCCGGATTTCGTAGCCGTACGGTTGGTCAATCGTTACGAAGGAGAGACGCGGCCAGTGATCTGCGCCGCGCCCTCATCCCCATCCTAGCTCGTGCAGCCGATCGTCATCGATGCCGAAGTGGTGCGCGATCTCGTGCACAACGGTGATCCGCACCTCCTCCCGCACGTCATCGGGCGTGTCGCAGATCTCCAAGATGGCGTCGCGGTAGATCCAGATCGTGTCCGGCAGGACGCCGGTGTAGTCGTCGAGGCGTTCGGTGAGGGCGATCCCTTCGTAGAGACCGAGGAGCGTCGCCTCGTCGGGGTTGCGGTCGGCGACCTGGATGACGACGTTGTCCATGCGTGCCGTCAGATCCGGCGGAATCTCGTCGAGCGCCTCGCTGACCAGCCGATCGAAGCGTCGGCGGCCCATCGCCATCATCGCGGCTACCAGGACGTGTCGCGCGGCCGTCCCTCGTCGTACCCCGCGCTGCTCTGCAGGCCCACGACCGCGCGCTCCTGGAACTCCGCGATCGATCGCGCGCCGGCGTAGGTGAACGACGACCGGACGCCGGCGATGATCGAGTCGAGCAGATCCTCCACGCCGGGGCGCAGCGGGTCGAGGTACATCCGCGAGTGGCTGATGCCTTCCTCGAACAGCGCCGACCGGGCCCGGTCGAAGGCCGACTGGTCCTTCGTCCGGTGACGCACCGCGCGGGCCGAGGCCATCCCGAAGCTCTCCTTGTACGGACGGCCGTCGGGGTCGATCACGAGATCGCCCGCCGACTCGTAGGTGCCGGCGAACCACGAACCGACCATGACGCTCGCCGCGCCGGCCGCCAGCCCGAGAGCGACGTCGCGCGGGTACTTCACGCCGCCGTCCGCCCAGACGTGCGCGCCGAGATCGCGCGCCGCCTCGGCACACTCGAGGACGGCGGAGAACTGTGGGCGACCGACGCCGGTCATCATGCGGGTGGTGCACATGGCGCCGGGACCGACGCCGACCTTGAGGATGTCCGCGCCCGCGTCGACGAGGTCGCCGACCCCCTCCGGGGAGACCACGTTCCCGGCCACGATCTGGATGTGCCGCCCGGTCCGGTTCTCCAGGTCGTCGCGGGCGTCGACCACCAGCGGGAGCGCCTCGAGCATCTTGTCCTGGTGGCCGTGCGCGGTGTCGACGACGAGCACGTCGACGCCGGCGGCGAGCAGTGCGTCGGCCTTCGCGCGCACGTCGCCGTTGATGCCGATCGCGCCGCCGACCATGAGGCGGCCGTGCGCGTCCAGGGCCGGCTGATAGATCGCCGAGCGCAGCACGCCCTTGCGGGTGAGCACGCCGGCGAGCTGGTCGCCGTCCAGCACCGGCACCAGGCCGAGGTGCCGCTCGGTCATCGTGTCGAACGCCGCACCGAGGTGGGCATCCTTGTCGACGGTCACGATGTTCGTCGTCATCACCTCGGAGACGAGCGTGAAGCGGTCGACGCCCGCGCAGTCGGTCTCGGTCACGATGCCGACCGGCTTGCCGCCGTCGAGGACGACCGCCGCGCCGTGCGCGCGCTTGCCCAGCAGAGACAGCACCGTCGCGACGGCGTCCTGCGGGGTGACGGTCACCGGAGTCTCGAAGACCGGGTGGCTCGACTTGACCTCGCCGACCATGTCGCGGACCGCATCGAGGGTGATGTCCTGCGGGAGGATCGCGATCGCGCCGCGGCGGGCGACCGTCTCGGCCATCCGGCGTCCGGCGACGGCCGTCATGTTCGCCACCGCGATCGGGATCGTGGTGCCGACGCGGTCCGGGGTCGTCAGGTCGACGTCCATGCGCGAGTACACCGACGAGCGCGACGGCACCATGAACACGTCGCTGTAGGTGAGGTCGTGCGTCGGGGTCAGGTCGTTGAGAAACTTCACCCGCACAGGGTACGTGGACGCCCGCCCTCGGGGCGGCTGTCGCCCGGCGTACGTCGATAGACTCGGAACCGTGATCGATCTTCGGGAAGTACGCGACGACCTCGAGAAGGTGCGCGCCAGCCAGCAGGCCCGCGGCCTCGACCCCGCGACCGCCGACGAGCTGCGGGACGCCGACGAGGCGCGCCGTACCGCGCTGTCGGCCTTCGAGTCGTTGCGTGCCGAGCAGAAGCAGGCCGGGCAGGCGGTCAAGAAGGCTTCGCCCGAGGAGCGGCCCGCGCTGCTGGAACGCGCCAAGGAGCTCGCCGGCGAGGTGAAGGCTGCGGAGGCGGCCGCCGCCCAGGCGGAGGTCGACCTGCGCGAGGCGCACGCCGCGGTGCACAACGTCGTGCTCGACGGTGTGCCCGCCGGCGGCGAGGACGACTTCGTCGAGCTGGAGAAGGTCGGCCAGATCCCGCGGCTCGGCTTCACGCCCAAGGACCACGACGAGATCGGCGAGGCCCTGGGGGTCTTCGACCTCGCCCGTGGCGCCAAGGTGAGCGGGTCCCGCTTCTACTTCCTGACCGGCATCGGCGCGCAGCTCGAGCTCGCGCTGGTCAACATGGCCATGGCGCAGGCCGCGTCGTACGGCTTCACGCCGATCATTGCGCCGGCGCTGGTGCGCCCCGACGCCATGGAGGGCACCGGTTTCCTCGGCGCGCACGCCGACGAGGTCTACCACCTCGAGGCCGACGACCTCTACCTCGTCGGGACGTCGGAGGTCGCGCTCGCCGGGTTCCATTCCGGGGAGATCATCGACCTGTCGGCCGGCCCGACGCGGTACGCCGGGTTCTCGTCCTGCTTCCGCCGCGAGGCCGGCTCGTACGGCAAGGACACCAAGGGCGTGTTCCGCGTCCACTGGTTCGACAAGGTCGAGATGTTCACCTACTGCAAGCCGGAGGACGCGGCGGCCGAGCACCGCAGGCTGCTGGAGTGGGAGAAGGAGTTCCTCGGCAAGCTCGAGCTGCCGTTCCGGGTGATCGACGTCGCGGCCGGCGACCTGGGCTCGTCCGCGGCCCGGAAGTTCGACTGCGAGGTCTGGTTCCCCTCCCAGCAGCGCTATCGCGAGCTGACCTCGACGTCCAACTGCACGACGTACCAGGCCCGGCGGCTCGGCATCCGCTACCGCGACGAGAACGGCAAGCCGCAGATCGCCGCCACCCTGAACGGCACCCTGTGCGCGGTCACCCGCACGATCGCCGCGCTGCTCGACGCGCACCAGCAGGCCGACGGCTCGGTCCGCATCCCGGAGGCGCTGCGCCCGTTCCTCGGCGGCATCGAAGAGATATCTGCGAAGTAATGCACCGGCACAAGAAGCCGGCGCGGGAGCCCGGCTGGCAACCCAAGCTCGTCGCGACGGATCTCGACGGCACCTACATCTGCCACGGTCACGGGCTGTCGCCCGGGCACCGGCATACCCGCGACTGGCTGGAGAGCCACGGGATACCGGTCGTTCCGGTCACCGGACGGGGTCCGCGGCTGCTCGACCTCACCCGCGCCGAGATCGGCGAGGGCGGGCTGCTGATCATGGGACAGGGCGGCATCGTGTACGACGGCCGCACACTGATCCATCGCGCCGCCATGAGCGGCGAGCTGGCGATGAGCATCCTCGACCAGGTGCGCGAGCACGTCGACGACGTGCGGATCGGCGCCGAGGACGGCGCGGACTTCTCCGAGCCGCTTCGCCTGCAGCACGGCTTCGTGTGGCCGTACTCGATGGACGAGTCGGTCAGCGTCGACGCCGACGACGTCATCGCGCCCGAGGTGCTGAAGGTCTTCGTCGAGTCGCAGACCTACCCGATCGACGATCTGGTCGCGCTGATCAAGTCGTTCGTCCCCGAGGACGTCGCCTACGTGACGCACTCGGGCATCGGCTTCGTCGAGATCTCGCCGCCGTACGTGAGCAAGGCCGCCGGCGTGAAGTACATCTGCGACCGGTTCGGCATCGCGCACGAGGACGTGCTGTGCTTCGGCGACATGCCCAACGACCTGCCGATGTTCGAGTGGTCGGGGCGGGCGGTCGCGATGGCCGACGCGCATCCCGACGTCCTCGCCGCGGCCGACGACGTCGCGCCGGCCGCCTGCGACCACGGCATCTCCCGATACATCGCCCAGCTGTTCCCCGGCTATCGGCCCGCGCTGCCGGCCGGACCGCCGCCGGTCCTGCATCGCCTCGATCGGGGCGCGTCGTGAGCCGGCCGGCGCTCATCATCAGCGACATCGACGGAACGATCGCCGACCGCGGTCGGGTCTCCGATCGCACCTGGGCCGCGATCCAGGCCGTCCGCGCCGCAGGAATCCGGTTCGCCGTCGCCACCGGGCGCGCGGCCGGGCTGCTGGCGCCGGTGCTCGAGCACGGCTACGACGGCATCGCGATCTGCGACAACGGCGCGCTCACCTACGACGCCGGCAACGACCAGGTGCTGGCCTGCGAGCTGATCGAGGCGATGGTCGTCGGCGAGATGGCCAGCGAGATCGCCGCGCAGTACCCCGACCTGCACCTCGGGCTGTCGCGGATCACGCCGAACCCGAGGGCCATGTACTCGGAGCCGCGGCAGGTCGAGGTGTTCGACTTCGGGCAGCAGGCGCTGCACCTGGACGAGTTCGGGATGTTCCCGGCCGCGAAGATCTGGGCGGTGAACCGCGAGCTGAGCAGCAGTGAGATCGGTGCGCGGCTCGCGGAGATCGCCGAGGGGCGCGTCGAGGTCGCCTGGTCGAGCGAAGGCAGTGGGCTGGTCGAGATGACCGCGCTCGGCGTGACGAAGGCCAGCGCCTGCGCCGCGCTGGCGCACCGCTGGGGCGTCCCCGCCCAGGACGTCGTGTGCATGGGCGACATGACCAACGACCTCGAGATGCTCGAGTGGGCCGGCACCGCCGTCGTCCCGGCCAACGGCAACGACGCGGCCAAGGCCCGCGCCGACGTGCTGATCGGGCACATAGAGGAGGACGGCACCGCCGCCTA comes from the Cumulibacter manganitolerans genome and includes:
- a CDS encoding ABC transporter permease, which encodes MDFLNPRIPVGTWAEDVLDWMTEHLGWLFDFVKLVLTGFYDALYFVLGKPVYLVVIAAFAALAWWVSGWKLALFTVVGLYLIRAFDQWDNAMSTIALVLVAVVIALALAIPIGIWAARSTSVSRVVKPVLDLMQTLPALVYLVPAITIFSVGVAPGAIATLIFAMPPGVRLTELAIRGVDKEVVEAGNAFGATHGRILRQIQLPLALPTIMAGVNQVIMLALSMVVLAGMAGAGGLGGDVTASLASLDVPLGIEAGLAVVIIAIFLDRLSNSLGTRSSYLNKLEKANA
- a CDS encoding quaternary amine ABC transporter ATP-binding protein gives rise to the protein MAKLSAKNVYKIFGRRETETVRRLQDGASPSEVKSLGTPAVIDASFDVDEGEIFVVMGLSGSGKSTLIRTLNGLWKPSAGKVEIDGVDLARASDSELRRIRQDKVSMVFQHFALMPHRTVLENAAYALEVKGVPAAERRATAEHWLSVVGLDGWGEKLPSQLSGGMQQRVGLARALAAETDVLLMDEAFSALDPLIRREMQDQLIELQSTLGKTIVFITHDLNEAMYVGDRIAVMRDGRIVQIGTAEEILTDPANDYVAQFVQDVDRTRVLTARSVMEKPVSVVPSTFGPRGALEQMRKTQSAGALVVSRDRTLLGYVSDDDAITAVKAKADRLDDYLRTEQLRTVLPDTPLSELFAPASSSPIPLAVVDERRRLLGVIPRIAILASLGQMSDNADMHAVDDLGRPFESAPGALTTGAIPVQRETSAAGLAAAAPKEGS
- a CDS encoding metallopeptidase family protein; translated protein: MGRRRFDRLVSEALDEIPPDLTARMDNVVIQVADRNPDEATLLGLYEGIALTERLDDYTGVLPDTIWIYRDAILEICDTPDDVREEVRITVVHEIAHHFGIDDDRLHELGWG
- a CDS encoding GuaB1 family IMP dehydrogenase-related protein; its protein translation is MKFLNDLTPTHDLTYSDVFMVPSRSSVYSRMDVDLTTPDRVGTTIPIAVANMTAVAGRRMAETVARRGAIAILPQDITLDAVRDMVGEVKSSHPVFETPVTVTPQDAVATVLSLLGKRAHGAAVVLDGGKPVGIVTETDCAGVDRFTLVSEVMTTNIVTVDKDAHLGAAFDTMTERHLGLVPVLDGDQLAGVLTRKGVLRSAIYQPALDAHGRLMVGGAIGINGDVRAKADALLAAGVDVLVVDTAHGHQDKMLEALPLVVDARDDLENRTGRHIQIVAGNVVSPEGVGDLVDAGADILKVGVGPGAMCTTRMMTGVGRPQFSAVLECAEAARDLGAHVWADGGVKYPRDVALGLAAGAASVMVGSWFAGTYESAGDLVIDPDGRPYKESFGMASARAVRHRTKDQSAFDRARSALFEEGISHSRMYLDPLRPGVEDLLDSIIAGVRSSFTYAGARSIAEFQERAVVGLQSSAGYDEGRPRDTSW
- the serS gene encoding serine--tRNA ligase; the protein is MIDLREVRDDLEKVRASQQARGLDPATADELRDADEARRTALSAFESLRAEQKQAGQAVKKASPEERPALLERAKELAGEVKAAEAAAAQAEVDLREAHAAVHNVVLDGVPAGGEDDFVELEKVGQIPRLGFTPKDHDEIGEALGVFDLARGAKVSGSRFYFLTGIGAQLELALVNMAMAQAASYGFTPIIAPALVRPDAMEGTGFLGAHADEVYHLEADDLYLVGTSEVALAGFHSGEIIDLSAGPTRYAGFSSCFRREAGSYGKDTKGVFRVHWFDKVEMFTYCKPEDAAAEHRRLLEWEKEFLGKLELPFRVIDVAAGDLGSSAARKFDCEVWFPSQQRYRELTSTSNCTTYQARRLGIRYRDENGKPQIAATLNGTLCAVTRTIAALLDAHQQADGSVRIPEALRPFLGGIEEISAK
- a CDS encoding HAD family hydrolase yields the protein MHRHKKPAREPGWQPKLVATDLDGTYICHGHGLSPGHRHTRDWLESHGIPVVPVTGRGPRLLDLTRAEIGEGGLLIMGQGGIVYDGRTLIHRAAMSGELAMSILDQVREHVDDVRIGAEDGADFSEPLRLQHGFVWPYSMDESVSVDADDVIAPEVLKVFVESQTYPIDDLVALIKSFVPEDVAYVTHSGIGFVEISPPYVSKAAGVKYICDRFGIAHEDVLCFGDMPNDLPMFEWSGRAVAMADAHPDVLAAADDVAPAACDHGISRYIAQLFPGYRPALPAGPPPVLHRLDRGAS
- a CDS encoding HAD-IIB family hydrolase, whose product is MSRPALIISDIDGTIADRGRVSDRTWAAIQAVRAAGIRFAVATGRAAGLLAPVLEHGYDGIAICDNGALTYDAGNDQVLACELIEAMVVGEMASEIAAQYPDLHLGLSRITPNPRAMYSEPRQVEVFDFGQQALHLDEFGMFPAAKIWAVNRELSSSEIGARLAEIAEGRVEVAWSSEGSGLVEMTALGVTKASACAALAHRWGVPAQDVVCMGDMTNDLEMLEWAGTAVVPANGNDAAKARADVLIGHIEEDGTAAYLESLIK